The following proteins come from a genomic window of Natronosalvus vescus:
- a CDS encoding glutathione S-transferase N-terminal domain-containing protein, protein MATSTDPPRTLYRLQACPYCERVARRLQEYDLEYRSRFVEPLHSKRDVVKRVAGVRTVPVLVDEETGATMAESANIVDYLDATYGDGSRTDGDDLRTDEDDPTTDGGDA, encoded by the coding sequence ATGGCCACGTCCACAGACCCACCGCGAACCCTGTACCGACTACAGGCCTGTCCCTACTGCGAACGCGTCGCTCGACGCCTGCAGGAGTACGATCTCGAGTATCGATCACGATTCGTCGAACCGCTGCACTCGAAGCGAGACGTCGTCAAACGGGTCGCTGGTGTCCGAACCGTTCCCGTCCTCGTCGACGAGGAAACCGGCGCGACGATGGCTGAAAGCGCGAACATCGTCGACTACCTGGATGCGACCTATGGCGACGGCTCGCGGACGGACGGCGATGATCTGCGGACGGACGAAGATGACCCGACCACGGACGGAGGCGATGCCTGA
- a CDS encoding redoxin domain-containing protein, whose protein sequence is MPDFDVVELEPPANPDVGEEAPDFTRPLVSREFWADRALTSLLEDDERVVVVFTPMIGSFVCQYVWDELAERGWDERGVRIVGVTASTPYSISGFLEERDLPFEIVADPANGVAEKYGIAHDLDDMAGIAEPRLAFFTIDSDRRVEAAWVATEWPEFPDYDDLEAMLGLE, encoded by the coding sequence ATGCCCGACTTCGACGTGGTCGAACTCGAGCCACCAGCGAACCCCGACGTCGGCGAGGAGGCTCCCGACTTCACCCGACCGCTCGTCTCCCGGGAGTTCTGGGCTGATCGGGCGCTGACGTCGCTGCTCGAGGACGACGAGCGCGTCGTGGTAGTGTTCACTCCGATGATCGGCTCGTTTGTCTGCCAGTACGTCTGGGACGAACTCGCCGAACGCGGCTGGGACGAGCGGGGCGTCCGTATCGTCGGCGTCACGGCGTCGACGCCCTATTCGATATCGGGTTTCCTCGAGGAACGTGATCTCCCGTTCGAGATCGTTGCGGATCCGGCGAACGGGGTCGCCGAGAAATACGGGATCGCTCACGACCTCGACGACATGGCCGGCATCGCCGAACCCAGACTCGCCTTCTTTACGATCGACTCGGATCGACGCGTCGAGGCCGCGTGGGTCGCTACCGAGTGGCCTGAGTTCCCCGACTACGACGACCTCGAGGCGATGCTTGGGCTCGAGTAG
- a CDS encoding glycerophosphodiester phosphodiesterase: MTTPKPAVIAHRGFAGVYPENTLTAFRSSASQSETTMIELDVQPAACGTPVVFHDNRLEGTRDGQPITDGEGVLWETSLETLSKTRVLATEESVPTLEAVFDALPSSIGVNVELKNPGSSSIQPGVNLEEAARDDQRALWEPFVERVVADCDRFDGEVIFSSFCEGALAAARNVAHEYPAATLVWGDLEAGVEIARRYDCEAINLPRNAITGTGLAGQSYAGLGDDEPSIDVLEIAHGEGRLVNVWTIDTWVQFEQLRVAGVDGIIVDYPGLDAGGSDSSLDS; encoded by the coding sequence ATGACTACGCCAAAGCCAGCAGTTATCGCCCACCGTGGATTCGCCGGAGTATATCCCGAGAACACGCTCACCGCGTTCCGCTCGAGCGCCAGCCAATCCGAAACGACCATGATCGAACTCGACGTCCAGCCCGCCGCCTGCGGGACGCCGGTGGTCTTTCACGACAATCGTCTCGAGGGAACCCGTGACGGGCAGCCGATTACGGACGGCGAAGGGGTGCTCTGGGAGACGTCACTCGAGACGCTCTCGAAGACGCGCGTGCTCGCCACAGAGGAGTCGGTGCCGACGCTCGAGGCGGTGTTCGATGCCCTCCCCTCGAGTATAGGGGTCAACGTAGAACTCAAAAACCCGGGCTCGTCGTCGATTCAGCCGGGCGTCAACCTCGAGGAAGCCGCCAGGGACGACCAGCGCGCGCTGTGGGAGCCGTTCGTCGAGCGGGTCGTCGCCGACTGCGACCGATTCGACGGCGAGGTGATATTCTCGTCGTTCTGTGAGGGGGCGCTGGCAGCGGCCAGAAACGTCGCCCACGAATACCCGGCGGCTACGCTCGTCTGGGGTGATCTCGAAGCCGGGGTCGAGATCGCCCGACGATACGACTGTGAAGCGATCAATCTGCCGCGAAACGCGATCACGGGAACAGGGCTAGCAGGTCAATCGTACGCTGGGTTGGGCGATGACGAGCCGTCGATCGACGTCCTCGAGATCGCCCACGGCGAGGGTCGGCTCGTGAACGTCTGGACGATCGACACCTGGGTGCAGTTCGAACAGCTACGGGTGGCCGGCGTCGACGGGATCATCGTCGACTATCCCGGCCTCGATGCCGGAGGCAGTGACTCGAGTCTCGACTCGTGA
- a CDS encoding Sjogren's syndrome/scleroderma autoantigen 1 family protein, with protein sequence MSDFDKEAEREKLRKKYERDQQDREATQRMSDLLLKGATMTNTHCDVCGDPLFRQQGTTFCPSCHGGPEGVEASVGDQQREASDQQSTETAVSDASERSNDGGTGAADTTAPADSTIGGSDGRTDVTAPESGRVERASPEHQATSSPTASPSPAAGERSPQYPTPHGTSASPPVDGDLETATDALVAALERFAAAAAEADDPRYAKECLEAAHEAAETLGTLRQ encoded by the coding sequence ATGAGCGATTTCGACAAGGAAGCCGAACGCGAAAAGCTTCGGAAGAAGTACGAGCGCGATCAGCAAGACCGCGAGGCGACCCAGCGGATGAGTGACCTCCTGTTGAAGGGGGCGACGATGACGAACACACACTGTGACGTCTGTGGCGATCCACTCTTCCGTCAGCAGGGGACGACGTTCTGTCCGAGCTGTCACGGGGGGCCGGAGGGCGTCGAGGCCTCCGTTGGTGACCAACAACGGGAAGCAAGTGACCAGCAATCCACCGAGACGGCAGTTTCCGACGCAAGCGAGCGGAGCAACGACGGTGGGACAGGTGCTGCAGACACCACCGCTCCAGCCGACTCGACAATTGGTGGTTCCGATGGACGTACCGACGTGACAGCCCCCGAATCGGGGCGAGTGGAACGCGCCAGTCCCGAACACCAGGCAACATCGTCGCCGACAGCGTCACCATCACCAGCGGCCGGGGAACGATCACCACAGTATCCGACACCACACGGAACGAGTGCATCCCCGCCAGTCGACGGCGACCTCGAGACCGCCACCGACGCACTCGTGGCCGCCCTCGAGCGCTTTGCGGCGGCGGCAGCCGAGGCCGACGATCCGCGGTACGCGAAGGAGTGTCTCGAGGCGGCCCACGAGGCAGCGGAGACGCTGGGGACGCTACGCCAGTAG
- a CDS encoding GNAT family N-acetyltransferase, producing the protein MSDGADSTPTETPTADGSYRLEPTAPTPDAFLALRKAAGMAPRSLEAVERGLPNSVFAVHVIHEPTGDIVGMGRIVGDDGAVYHISDMAVHPDHQGTGLGTRIMESLWAYIEETAPETAYVNLIADVDGFYERFGFEETRPASKGMYHRVE; encoded by the coding sequence ATGAGCGATGGTGCTGATAGCACACCGACCGAGACACCCACAGCAGACGGCAGCTACCGACTCGAGCCCACCGCACCGACTCCCGATGCGTTTCTCGCGCTCCGGAAGGCCGCCGGGATGGCCCCGCGGTCGCTCGAGGCGGTCGAACGCGGGTTGCCGAACTCGGTGTTCGCCGTCCACGTAATCCACGAGCCGACAGGTGACATCGTCGGCATGGGTCGTATCGTCGGCGACGACGGTGCAGTCTACCACATTTCGGATATGGCAGTCCACCCCGACCACCAGGGGACAGGACTGGGAACGCGGATCATGGAAAGCCTGTGGGCGTACATCGAGGAGACCGCCCCCGAGACTGCCTACGTGAACCTGATCGCCGACGTCGACGGCTTCTACGAGCGATTCGGGTTCGAAGAGACCCGGCCCGCCTCGAAAGGGATGTATCACCGGGTGGAGTGA
- a CDS encoding TIGR00725 family protein — protein MRVSVIGGGTITDEQRERAMAVGRELGRRNHTVVCGGRGGTMEAVCEGAKAEGGETIGILPSSQRSEANPYVDVAIATGLGHARNAMVPLNGDAVIALTGGPGTLTEIGFALIYGRPVVGLETHDVPEIEGVETAARAIDAVERAVSD, from the coding sequence ATGCGCGTTAGCGTCATCGGCGGCGGCACGATCACGGACGAACAGCGTGAACGGGCAATGGCGGTTGGTCGTGAGTTGGGTCGCCGGAATCACACGGTCGTCTGTGGCGGCCGCGGCGGAACGATGGAAGCGGTATGCGAGGGAGCGAAAGCCGAAGGCGGGGAGACCATCGGGATCCTTCCCTCGAGCCAGCGCTCGGAGGCGAATCCGTACGTCGACGTGGCGATCGCCACGGGGCTCGGCCACGCCCGAAACGCGATGGTACCGCTCAATGGCGACGCCGTCATCGCACTCACGGGCGGGCCGGGAACGCTCACCGAGATCGGGTTCGCGTTGATCTACGGGCGACCGGTCGTCGGCCTCGAGACCCACGACGTGCCCGAGATCGAGGGCGTCGAGACGGCCGCCAGAGCCATCGATGCCGTCGAACGAGCCGTCAGCGACTGA
- a CDS encoding alpha/beta fold hydrolase — translation MPIIQCNGADLYYEAHGSGHSIVFLHGAWAGCRYFESQLTGLSTEYHTVAFDFRGHGRSEPTDTGHTLAQYARDLQAVLDQLSLEDVVLVGWSLGAIVSWEYVDQFGTDRVSGLVDVDMEPCPMERDDYEYGSYSVDGLKALNRRIQSDQAAVIDETIDLLLKDVPSRERRIMMYDEMSRTPPPIKSAMLLELVCDYRAVLPDIDVPTLVCAGADETWRSVPAVEYAAELVPDARVELFEESGHCLTIEEPERFNRVVSEFVDARCYRRH, via the coding sequence ATGCCGATCATCCAGTGTAACGGGGCCGACCTTTACTACGAAGCGCACGGATCGGGCCACTCTATCGTCTTCCTCCACGGCGCGTGGGCCGGGTGTCGGTACTTCGAATCGCAGCTGACTGGGCTGTCCACCGAGTATCACACCGTTGCGTTCGATTTTCGTGGACACGGCAGATCCGAACCGACCGATACCGGACACACCCTGGCGCAGTACGCTCGAGACCTCCAGGCCGTTCTCGATCAGCTCTCGCTCGAGGACGTCGTCCTCGTCGGCTGGTCGCTGGGAGCGATCGTCTCCTGGGAATACGTCGATCAGTTCGGTACCGACCGTGTCTCCGGTCTCGTCGACGTCGATATGGAACCGTGCCCGATGGAACGGGACGACTACGAGTATGGTTCCTACAGCGTCGACGGCCTCAAAGCACTCAACAGGCGTATCCAGTCCGATCAGGCGGCGGTCATCGACGAAACGATCGACCTCCTGCTCAAAGACGTACCGTCCCGAGAACGTCGTATCATGATGTACGATGAAATGTCTCGAACGCCGCCACCGATCAAGAGTGCGATGCTCCTGGAACTGGTCTGTGATTACCGGGCAGTCTTGCCCGATATCGACGTCCCGACGCTCGTCTGCGCCGGTGCGGACGAGACGTGGCGGAGTGTCCCGGCCGTCGAGTACGCGGCCGAACTCGTCCCCGATGCTCGAGTCGAATTGTTCGAAGAAAGTGGGCACTGTCTCACCATCGAGGAACCGGAACGGTTCAATCGCGTGGTGAGCGAGTTTGTCGACGCTCGCTGCTATCGTCGTCACTGA
- the mdh gene encoding malate dehydrogenase → MTKVSVIGAAGTVGAAAGYNIALRGIADELVFVDIPDMEDDTIGQAADVNHGAAYDSNTVVRQGDYSATEGSDVVVITAGIPRQPGQTRIDLAGDNAPIMEDIGSSLAEYNDDFVTITTSNPVDLLNRHLYEVGDRSREKVIGFGGRLDSARFRYVLSQRYDAPVGNVDATILGEHGDAQVPAFSKVRVNGEDLGFTDDEKDEILTELQTSAMNVIEKKGATEWGPATGVAHMVEAVIRDTGEVLPASVKLEGEFGHEDTAFGVPCKLGANGVEEIVEWELSAYEREQLGEAAEKLEEQYEKIA, encoded by the coding sequence ATGACGAAAGTTAGCGTGATCGGCGCGGCCGGCACCGTCGGTGCCGCGGCGGGCTACAACATCGCACTGCGGGGGATCGCGGACGAACTCGTCTTCGTGGACATTCCGGACATGGAAGACGACACGATCGGCCAGGCAGCCGACGTCAACCACGGCGCTGCCTACGATTCGAACACGGTCGTTCGCCAGGGCGACTATTCGGCCACCGAGGGGTCTGACGTCGTGGTCATCACCGCGGGCATCCCGCGTCAGCCAGGACAGACTCGAATCGACCTCGCGGGGGACAACGCGCCGATCATGGAGGATATCGGCTCCTCGCTCGCCGAGTACAACGACGACTTCGTGACGATCACGACGTCGAACCCGGTTGACCTGCTCAACCGCCACCTCTACGAGGTCGGCGACCGCTCCCGGGAGAAAGTGATCGGCTTCGGCGGGCGTCTCGACTCCGCCCGCTTCCGGTACGTCCTCTCCCAGCGCTACGACGCTCCGGTCGGAAACGTCGACGCGACCATCCTGGGCGAACACGGCGATGCCCAGGTACCGGCGTTCTCGAAGGTTCGCGTCAACGGCGAGGATCTCGGGTTCACCGACGACGAGAAAGACGAAATTCTGACCGAACTCCAGACCTCGGCGATGAACGTCATCGAGAAGAAAGGCGCGACCGAGTGGGGGCCAGCGACCGGCGTCGCTCACATGGTCGAAGCCGTCATCCGCGACACCGGCGAAGTCCTGCCCGCGAGCGTCAAACTCGAGGGCGAGTTCGGGCACGAGGACACCGCCTTCGGCGTCCCCTGCAAGCTGGGTGCCAACGGCGTCGAGGAAATCGTCGAGTGGGAGCTCTCGGCGTACGAGCGCGAACAACTCGGCGAGGCGGCCGAAAAGCTCGAAGAGCAGTACGAGAAGATCGCGTAA
- a CDS encoding signal recognition particle protein Srp54: MVLDDLGSSLRGTLDKLRGKSRISEEDVEEVVKEIQRSLLSADVDVSLVMELSDNIKTRSLEEEPPAGTPARDFVLRIVYEELVGLIGESTELPLEEQTILLAGLQGSGKTTTSAKMAWWFSTKGLRPAVIQTDTFRPGAYDQAKEMCRRAEVDFYGDPDADDPVQIARDGLEATSEADVHIVDTAGRHALEDDLIDEIEDIEDVVDPDVGLLVLDAAIGQGAKDQAQQFDESVGIDGVVITKLDGTAKGGGALTAVDQTDSSIAFLGTGEEVQDIERFEPNGFISRLLGMGDLGQLAERVERAMEQTGEDEDDWDPENMLEGQFTLNDMQKQMEAMNNMGPLDQVLDMIPGFGGGIKDQLPDDAMDVTQDRMHTFSVIMDSMTDAEKEYPRAIGASQIRRIARGSGTSEESVRELLQQFKMMERTIKQFQGMGSDKEMQRMMQQMQQQGGGGMGGGPF, translated from the coding sequence ATGGTACTCGACGATCTCGGGAGCTCCCTCCGGGGCACCCTCGACAAACTCCGCGGCAAATCCCGTATCTCCGAGGAGGACGTCGAGGAGGTCGTCAAGGAGATCCAGCGCTCGCTGCTCTCGGCCGACGTTGACGTCTCCCTGGTGATGGAGCTCTCGGACAACATCAAGACGCGCTCACTCGAGGAAGAGCCACCCGCCGGCACGCCGGCACGCGACTTCGTCCTCCGTATCGTCTACGAAGAACTCGTCGGCCTCATCGGGGAGTCGACCGAACTACCACTCGAAGAGCAGACGATCCTGCTGGCCGGCCTCCAGGGGTCGGGGAAGACGACCACGTCCGCGAAGATGGCGTGGTGGTTCTCGACGAAGGGGCTGCGTCCGGCTGTGATCCAGACGGACACGTTCCGCCCCGGTGCCTACGACCAGGCAAAGGAGATGTGCCGCCGTGCGGAGGTCGACTTCTACGGCGACCCCGACGCCGACGACCCCGTCCAGATCGCCCGCGACGGCCTTGAAGCGACGAGCGAGGCCGACGTCCACATCGTGGACACCGCCGGTCGCCACGCCCTCGAGGACGACCTGATCGACGAGATCGAGGACATCGAGGACGTCGTCGATCCCGACGTCGGATTGCTCGTCCTCGACGCGGCGATTGGGCAGGGCGCGAAAGACCAGGCTCAACAGTTCGACGAGTCGGTCGGCATCGACGGCGTCGTCATCACGAAACTTGACGGGACGGCGAAGGGTGGGGGTGCCCTGACTGCCGTCGATCAGACCGACTCCTCGATCGCGTTCCTCGGTACCGGTGAGGAGGTTCAGGACATCGAACGCTTCGAGCCCAACGGCTTCATCTCCCGACTGCTCGGGATGGGTGACCTGGGTCAGCTCGCCGAACGCGTCGAGCGCGCGATGGAACAGACCGGCGAGGACGAAGACGACTGGGATCCGGAGAACATGCTCGAGGGGCAGTTCACGCTCAACGACATGCAAAAGCAGATGGAGGCGATGAACAACATGGGGCCGCTCGACCAGGTGCTCGACATGATCCCCGGCTTCGGCGGCGGAATCAAAGACCAGCTGCCCGACGACGCGATGGACGTCACCCAGGATCGGATGCACACGTTCTCGGTCATCATGGACTCGATGACTGACGCCGAAAAGGAGTATCCGCGCGCCATCGGCGCGAGTCAGATTCGGCGCATCGCCCGCGGATCGGGTACCTCCGAGGAGAGCGTCCGGGAACTCCTCCAGCAGTTCAAGATGATGGAGCGCACCATCAAGCAGTTCCAGGGGATGGGGTCGGACAAGGAGATGCAGCGGATGATGCAACAGATGCAACAGCAGGGCGGTGGCGGGATGGGCGGCGGCCCGTTCTGA
- a CDS encoding AEC family transporter: MEVAFRLLALLAVLLAGTGLRTIGVLNATRTERLNAVAYYGALPALIFVATYDQAIGSLVSPALFAGVLLVLLSTAILAWLVHRNRTTDERRGVAIIQSYHTNLAYLGVPLVAATFDANVTAIAIVVLGIASLIQIPLTIVLLVALNGADTDLRYQLSRLATNPILLALVAGALVGSIAVPIPGTVVVCLDALAALALPLALLCVGASLEIDLPDVDPVATGAVTAVKVAAMPAIAWLVFSALAVDDDTFTAAVVMLAMPTAVSTYVFSSELGGDEQFASLNVFVTTVVGVATVLIVVMLLGGT, encoded by the coding sequence ATGGAGGTGGCGTTCCGGCTGTTGGCACTGCTTGCGGTGTTGCTCGCCGGAACCGGATTGCGAACGATCGGTGTCTTGAACGCGACCCGAACGGAGCGGCTGAACGCGGTCGCCTACTACGGAGCGCTCCCGGCACTGATTTTCGTCGCAACGTACGATCAGGCGATCGGCTCGCTGGTGTCGCCGGCGCTGTTCGCAGGCGTGCTTCTCGTTTTGCTCTCGACGGCGATTCTCGCCTGGCTCGTCCATCGGAACCGTACCACGGACGAGCGCCGGGGCGTCGCCATCATCCAGTCCTATCACACCAATCTGGCGTATCTCGGGGTTCCGCTCGTCGCGGCGACGTTCGACGCGAACGTCACGGCCATCGCTATCGTGGTTCTCGGCATCGCGTCCCTGATCCAGATCCCGTTGACGATCGTTCTCCTCGTGGCGCTTAACGGCGCTGACACCGACCTGCGTTACCAACTGTCGCGGCTGGCGACGAACCCAATTCTGTTGGCGCTGGTGGCCGGCGCGCTCGTCGGGTCGATCGCCGTCCCCATCCCGGGAACGGTCGTCGTCTGTCTCGACGCTCTCGCCGCACTTGCCCTGCCGCTCGCCTTGCTCTGTGTGGGGGCATCCCTCGAGATCGATCTCCCGGACGTCGACCCCGTCGCAACTGGCGCGGTTACCGCCGTCAAAGTCGCCGCAATGCCCGCCATCGCGTGGCTCGTCTTCTCCGCACTGGCGGTCGACGACGACACGTTCACCGCCGCCGTGGTCATGCTGGCGATGCCGACGGCCGTCTCGACGTACGTCTTCTCGAGCGAACTCGGCGGTGACGAGCAGTTCGCCTCCCTGAACGTGTTCGTCACGACCGTAGTCGGCGTCGCGACGGTGCTGATCGTCGTAATGCTGCTCGGTGGCACCTGA
- a CDS encoding metallophosphoesterase gives MHVGLVADTHDNLEAIDRATDIFEQEGVDVIVHCGDFVAPPALAPFEGFELHGVLGNNDGEVLGLAAAFDSLGNQSELHGRFASLEFDGLSIAALHGESFETVDAVAASETYDLVCYGHHHEREHRESGRATIVNPGAHFPTVPDEHRTVAILDTLTETVRFRSVLE, from the coding sequence ATGCACGTCGGACTCGTCGCCGATACACACGACAACCTCGAGGCTATCGACCGGGCAACCGACATCTTCGAACAGGAGGGCGTCGACGTGATCGTCCACTGTGGGGACTTCGTCGCCCCGCCCGCGCTCGCTCCGTTCGAGGGTTTCGAACTGCACGGCGTCCTGGGAAACAACGACGGCGAAGTGCTGGGGCTCGCGGCGGCCTTCGATTCGCTGGGGAACCAGAGCGAACTCCACGGCCGCTTCGCCAGCCTCGAGTTCGATGGCCTCTCGATAGCCGCCCTCCACGGCGAGTCATTCGAGACGGTCGACGCGGTAGCTGCCTCAGAAACCTACGATCTCGTCTGTTACGGGCATCACCACGAACGGGAGCACCGCGAATCGGGTCGAGCGACGATCGTCAACCCGGGTGCTCACTTCCCGACGGTACCCGACGAACACCGGACGGTAGCCATTCTCGATACACTCACGGAGACGGTGCGATTCCGGTCGGTGCTCGAGTGA
- a CDS encoding tRNA (N(6)-L-threonylcarbamoyladenosine(37)-C(2))-methylthiotransferase, translating into MARYHIETYGCTSNRGESREIERRLRDAGHYRVDGPRAADVAILNTCTVVEKTERNMLERAAELSEETADLFVTGCMALAQGEEFAGVDAEVLHWDEVPTAITNGECPTTTPDAEPILDGVVGILPIARGCMSDCSYCITKQATGKIESPPVEENVEKARALVHAGAKEIRITGQDTGVYGWDTGERKLHELLERICAIEGDFRVRVGMANPKGVHGIREELAAVFVENDELYNFLHAPVQSGSDDVLGDMRRQHQVREYLEIVETFDASLEYWTLSTDFIVGFPTETDHDHEQSMALLRETRPEKINVTRFSKRPGTDAAGMKGLGGTIKKERSKAMSELKMEIVGAAYEEMVGETRENVLVVEEGTGDSVKCRDEAYRQLIVQHASEYDLVPGDFVDLEVTSANTVYAFAEPF; encoded by the coding sequence ATGGCCCGCTATCACATCGAAACGTACGGCTGTACGTCGAATCGCGGCGAGAGCCGCGAGATCGAGCGACGGCTTCGCGATGCGGGTCACTATCGCGTCGACGGTCCCAGGGCCGCCGACGTGGCAATCTTGAACACCTGTACCGTCGTCGAGAAGACCGAGCGAAACATGCTCGAGCGCGCGGCAGAACTCAGCGAGGAGACTGCCGACCTGTTCGTCACGGGCTGCATGGCGCTCGCCCAGGGCGAGGAGTTCGCGGGCGTCGACGCCGAGGTACTCCACTGGGACGAGGTACCGACGGCGATCACAAACGGCGAGTGTCCGACGACGACCCCCGACGCCGAACCGATCCTGGACGGCGTCGTCGGCATTCTCCCGATCGCTCGTGGCTGTATGTCCGACTGTTCGTACTGCATCACCAAGCAGGCGACGGGCAAGATAGAGTCACCGCCGGTCGAGGAGAACGTCGAGAAAGCGCGCGCGCTCGTTCACGCCGGAGCGAAAGAGATCCGAATCACCGGCCAGGACACCGGCGTCTACGGCTGGGATACGGGCGAACGCAAGCTCCACGAACTCCTCGAGCGAATCTGCGCCATCGAGGGCGACTTCCGTGTCCGCGTGGGCATGGCGAACCCGAAGGGTGTCCACGGCATCCGCGAGGAACTCGCCGCGGTGTTCGTCGAAAACGACGAACTGTACAACTTCTTGCACGCCCCCGTCCAGTCCGGGAGTGACGACGTCCTCGGTGACATGCGCCGGCAACACCAGGTTCGTGAATACCTCGAGATCGTCGAGACGTTCGACGCATCCCTCGAGTACTGGACGCTGTCGACCGACTTCATCGTCGGCTTCCCGACCGAAACCGACCATGATCACGAGCAGTCGATGGCCCTCCTGCGCGAAACGCGACCGGAGAAGATCAACGTCACCCGGTTCTCGAAGCGACCCGGCACCGACGCCGCCGGGATGAAGGGGCTGGGCGGGACGATCAAGAAGGAACGCTCGAAGGCCATGTCCGAACTCAAGATGGAGATTGTCGGGGCGGCCTACGAGGAGATGGTCGGCGAAACCCGGGAAAACGTCCTGGTCGTCGAGGAGGGCACCGGCGACTCCGTGAAGTGTCGGGACGAGGCCTATCGACAGCTCATCGTCCAGCACGCCAGCGAATACGACCTCGTGCCCGGTGACTTCGTCGACCTCGAGGTGACGAGCGCGAACACAGTGTACGCGTTCGCCGAGCCGTTCTAA
- a CDS encoding HIT family protein, which yields MKQVFAPWRIEWIRREDKNPDVDECVFCELPEWPEERENLLVARSLHAFVLLNNAPYNPGHVMVIPHAHTGEYTDLTNEQLLDHARLKQRTFDALEAGLSPDGFNTGLNLGEGAGGSIDDHLHTHVVPRWEGDTNFMPVLSETTVIVEALEDTYDLLHEAFAAQDGAIVPDEDSAVRFRFDGE from the coding sequence ATGAAACAGGTGTTCGCGCCGTGGCGCATCGAGTGGATTCGACGCGAGGACAAAAATCCCGACGTCGACGAGTGCGTGTTCTGTGAGCTTCCCGAGTGGCCCGAGGAGCGCGAGAACCTGCTCGTCGCCCGAAGCCTACACGCGTTCGTCCTGTTGAACAACGCGCCGTACAATCCGGGACACGTGATGGTGATCCCGCACGCACACACGGGCGAGTACACCGACCTCACCAACGAGCAACTGCTCGATCACGCCCGCCTCAAACAGCGCACGTTCGACGCGCTCGAGGCTGGGCTCTCGCCGGATGGATTCAACACCGGGCTGAACCTCGGCGAGGGCGCTGGTGGCTCGATCGACGATCACCTCCACACCCACGTCGTCCCACGCTGGGAGGGCGACACGAACTTCATGCCGGTGCTCAGCGAGACGACGGTGATCGTCGAAGCGCTCGAGGACACCTACGACCTGCTGCACGAGGCGTTCGCCGCACAGGACGGGGCGATCGTTCCGGACGAAGATAGCGCCGTCAGGTTCAGGTTCGACGGCGAGTGA